A segment of the Phoenix dactylifera cultivar Barhee BC4 chromosome 15, palm_55x_up_171113_PBpolish2nd_filt_p, whole genome shotgun sequence genome:
aggggaccctgatcccgcgaagctggaacttcgagaatctacgaatgtactaccagtaaaacccctaggggttcaagacaatcaggacaatgggcTCAGTTCCTTTTCTGCAAATAATTCTCTTATCTTGATGACTGTAATTCTCTCCTAATGTTGggccgtctgtgatcctcagattctccggccaaaatcgggatgcctcgagactcgaccgtagagtcccagactccctcgacctcgggaagaagccgtgaggggtggaaagggtggttccacccggggcgccacaaagtggacccccgggagcggtcgacgatccccgatctccgatccccgaagcggacaatactttccctcgactaaggtcgggatgccccgagggtctaccgtagagaaccagactccctcgacctcgggaagaagtgggtggaaagggtggttccacccggggcgccacaaagtggacccccgggaacggtcgacgatctccgattcccgaagcggacaatactttccctcgactaaggtcgggatgccccgagggtcgaccgtagagaaccagactccctcgacctcgggaagcgtcgcaggtcggtagagcgtgtccagacccgccgacctgacaaacgatccctcgactaaggtcgggatgccccgagggtcgaccgtagagaaccagactccctcgacctcggaaagaagccgtgaggggtggaaagggtggttccacccggggcgccacaaagtggacccccgggagcggtcgcgatctccgatccccgaagcggacaatactttccctcgactaaggtcgggatgcctcgagagtcgaccgtagagaaccagactccctcgacctcgggaagcgtcgcaggtcggtagagcatgtccagacccgccgacctgacgaacgatccctcgactaaggtcgggatgccccgagggtcggccgtagagtctcaaactccctcgacctcgggacgaagccgtgaggggtggaaagggtggttccacccggggcgccacaaagtggacccccgggagcggtcgacgatccccgatcccctgacaaacgattcctcgactaaggtcgggatgccccgagtgtcgaccgtagagaaccagactccctcgacctcggaaagcgtcacaggtcggtagagcgtgcccagacccaccgacctgacgaacgatccctcgactaaggtcgggatgccccgaggatcgaccgctgagttccaaactccctcgacctagggacgaagccgtgaggggtggaaagggtggttccacccggggcgccacaaagtagacccccgggagcggtcgacgatccccgatccccgaagcggacaatactttctgaAGCAGAGCTCTGCCATTGAACTAGCGCGCACCCTACTTCGGTAGAGCGCCCACAggcccgccgacctgacacaagacTCCTCAACTAAGGTTGGGGCGCCCCGGGGTCCGACCAGAGGgtctcaagctccctcgacctcgaaaagaaCTGTAGATCAATAaagcctccccagatcctctcaacttcgGTGGGTGTcgtcgggtccgtgagaagcccgagcccccttacaagtcaaaaatgactccggaggacgacgaggaagggaagcaacCTACTCCGCCATGTGAAACACAACtccgagaatgcaagaggtacatctaaTTCGATGCCCTCCtcgtcaaattttatctacataccgCTAATCATCTAACGTTGGAGTCctatctcgccccaaagtcgggctactccaatgggtcggcttaagaccgatctcCTAATTACATTATGCATGCTCCGTTCGACAAGTCTCCACTCGTCAAGTCTCAACTTGAGCAAAGTCTTCGTAagttagggcccaactcggcccccATACACAGACTCCGATGTCTAGCTGAGAAAGTGGTCTCAGCCACGAACATACCAGCCGAACACAGATACTAAGGCGATCTTTAGAGATTCCTGCCTTACTCACCGAAATCTCGGTAAATtccgagaacgataactatgGAAATCTTCGGCAATAACTTAATTATCAGCCCACGTTCCCCACGAAGGGTCCGGAGTTGAGTTCGGAAACTcgactaaactccccgaatAGCGGCACGGACAGACCGACCCCGGTCTTActcgaagggctaaggcccgacctcgatgCCTTGGGATTTCCCCGAAGGCCGAACGTGACGACTTTCGCAATTCTAAGATCCGAGTTGtgggacttagagaaatttgctagaaacctaagctcggagctccctttggtcgGAATGACTAAAATCCGAGAAGGCCAAGATATAACTTGGGAAaaagggcaacttcgttaagcagcccgaAAACCAAGATACAAAGTTAAAGGCGATTAGCTAAGGCTCTAGCCTTATTCACGACGAGAAAGGAAAAGACGAGCACAGAATGATGAAAGTATTTTTTCATTGACAAAGGGCCGGagggccaattacaaaattggaagtcggccattcaagagccgacctcggatacaatgaaaaagaaaaaatacaagTCTCAAGCTACGGGGGCGACATCCGGGGGGTCGTCTGGCACAGTAATGACCTCAGCCGGCACAGGCTCAGGGTCGGGGGCAGGGGCCTCGGGTGCCGCCTCCGGGATGtcgtccgtctcggccgccggtGTCGCCTCCGGGACGTCATCCGTCTCGGCCGCCGTCGTCGAGGGCCCGGCAGGGTCTTGTTCGTACAATCCTGCCTCGGACGTCAAAATGGCAGGAAGGTCTTGCATATCGGACCCGTAACCCAAGTcatcctcggacggaccgttAAAAGGTCATACTGGGGGCAGTACCGGCACATCTGcagccggaagttctcgaagccccggaggaacccgtccaccgtctcctcctcgagcatgtcgcggaactcctgcgaccctttgaagagctccacggcgtgATCAGCCCGCTCAAGTGCCCTCCTCTCTCGGGCCTCAAGCtgctcgattcggaggcgggaaaccccgtcctcatacttgagggccgcgacctcggcctggacctcccccaagcgcgcctcTGTGCCGCGCAAGGCCGACCTGGTTAGGGCGTGGGCGGCCTTCTCCTCCCCGAGCCCTTCCGCCATAGCgaggcgctcggcctcggtggccgcccaccgagcctcggcctcggccaacgccgcctccagctcggcgactcttttcttggccggtTCCAACTCCCGGCAGACCGCCGGGTCTCTTCCTGACAACCCTGGGCGATACACACCCGGGCGTCGAGCTCGTGAATATGCTgtaaagaaaaagacaaaataatCGTGAGTTGAAAACATATGGACTCGCTGACGACCTTAAGGAAATCGAGAAAAAGAGCTAAACCGGGCGGTGTAGCAGTAAGCACTGTCAACGACCACCTCCAGCGGAATgttccggaactcggcccggtccgctggaagcatcgcACGCCAAAACacggagcgtgcgacctcggcgtTATGaatggccgagctcccctcgggaATAGGGGAGTCCGGCTCGACTGACTCCTCCCGGGAAGCTCGGGAAGGGCCCGGCATGCCCgagcccgaggtcccggagccgctcgcttcggggcctcGAGTCGGCTCAGGTCCCGGGCGCTGCTGCCGGATCGTGGACGGCTCCCCCCGCTGGGCAAtgggggcagggcaaggaggggctgATGGGCCCACGTCGCTGACGACCCGtgcccgcctcgggtcggctgtggaggcccccgccttggggccactcgtcccggccgacgtCGAGGCGCCGTCTGacctcgccctcttccgaggcTGAGGCATAGCtccgccggcctcggcctctcgcctcctcaggcgggaaaaaagcgatgtgttgctggtcggcatgaagGGAATGTCTGAACGAAAATTTCACTAAGTGTCAGACCAGTAGCAGTGAAAACAAAGGATAAGGAAAGAAAGTAATATAactacccttaccctcggggcgtgccgagctcagacccacgctcgccagggcgccctcccgcaggagctcggtcaggtcgttgcccctcccgagggctcgcagaGAGTCtagggtcctcagctccctccccgacggctcggagagcttgttgagggccttcaaccgagggtgtccccacctcgggccgaacccccaaggcgcctcggacgccaggaagaaaaacttccccttccactcatgaatcgaggaaggggcgccttggaagagtgacataccgccccgaaaggcaaagtatagccaccctgcgtccgccgggttcttcttcaacagaaaacaccggcggaaaagaCCCACTgagatcgggatcccgtgcccgaggcacagggacaagaacccgattatcgtcctccacgagttcggagccaactgcgccgggacgagctggtactcggccagcaggttgttcacgaactcgtgaacgGGAAACCGCAGACCAgcccagagcgtctcgcggtagaccgcgatccgacctgggggcggctgcgtcaccctgtcctccggccccgcggtttcaaggcgaaacccgggTTGGAAGAAGAAGCGGGAGCGGATCAACTCCAGCTCCTCCTCTGACAGACTCGACCCTACCTCCTCGGGACCCAAACCCATTTTTACAGAAAAATAACGGGGAACTGAAGATaggggaggaagaaaggaaggaaacccTAGTTAAAACAGGgtgaaaacctactggacatcgccggaaatcgctccgggcaccaacGGCAAGgttcggttgaagaaggaagcaagggagaaagacaacaaaaataagaggcagccaaataaaacctttagggcaacctcaaggggtttatatagacccccctgacggcccagatcaacagggtcggttcccatcccccgaccgggtcgcgccacgtgtcgacctcggaggCCGAGGCACCATATTCACTCTGGATCAATAAATtgggtacgaaatcgaagcccTGTCTCATCGGATCCCGGGGCCTCATTATGGGTCCGCAGAATCGAATCGCCTTGAAGAACGAACGGACGGCACctccgctcccctcatttaataaggccctggggcacgtggagccccgacGTAGCCTTCACCTCGCCGGATCCATGATCCAGTAATACGAGATCGGAAGCGTCCGATCCTaggtcatgccgcgtgtccgttttgaaccccgtaacggcacactcattcaTGAGCGGAGAGTCTCGATTACGGGATCGAGGCGTCGCCTCGTCGAGCCCAAggaccctcatcatgggtccgccaCACGAAGCGATCTTGGCGATCCAAGAGACGCCACCCCCGTTACACCCGCTCCGAGAAACGTAAAGACACGAGCTCCACCATAAGTTCGCTGAATAAAGcaacctcgaaacgcccaagggcgcGGGTCTCGCCATAAACACTCCGAGAAACACGAGGGCGCGGACGAGAttcgccccccaactttaatgatagactttacttcccacgtccgagcccgcaagccgctcgaactcggaagtcggggggtagtgttgggggaataagatttttccccccaagtgacacaaatgcccctaagaagccgcacaatcgccgaccctgaacagccgaagtcggcgtccgacctcggaacgcccgacctcaagacatccgacctcgagacctccgacctaggaaaatcctgatgctcaaggtatacccttgtcagccacctactacggccgtactcctctgaggtccaactgaggaccataccctgccactgcttcagcatttattgcgcatggccgctgtaaccctccggttcactctacaattaatgcggatctccggcttactccaccattaatgcggatctccggcttactctacaattaatgtggatctccggcttactctacaattaatgtggatctccggcttactccaccattaatgcgcatggctcctgacatctacggatcctcggctctccaccgcaagttagcccagcagagtctggtcaaccatgataagtctctgatctcggccatacctccgacaccaatgcaatgattcgcctggtagcgtactggttcgggtcgtacgacgccctcaccgccgacatcagtacaatgattcgcctgaccgtgcgccgacctgagccacatgccgagccgtactatggccttgccctgttacatcacaggtaaaccgacccccacctataaaagggagccttggcctctcaggagggggttgggaaattccgcgccttacaagcactgttcatctcctccttacactatctgccccctccctgacttgagcgtcggagggccggcgccggaaaacccggccaccggtttgtctgcaggcacccagacggaggacgccgcccgctgacggatcgctgccccgccgtgaggacctccagctccctctctccggccaccccagacggaggacgccgcccgccgactggtcgccgccccgccgtggtgacccgcagctccctctccctcgaccgaagattgcctccgggtccaatttccagcaacacaggACAATGGAGAAAAATTAGCAACCCTCTTGAGAGCTCTGGGAGCATATGCAGAAGGCTTCTCCACGGATCCTATTATCAGAAGAGCATCTTATTTCTGGAACGAACTTCAAACATGATTAATTCGAGCTGGCCATTAAGAATGTCCGAAGTTCGCAGAGAGATTATCCTGGCAAAGAAAGAGCTATGCGAGTATCAGTTCTTATGCAAGACTATGGGTGCCCCTGTTGTGGCTAGTAATGGGCAtcaggccgtgccgggccggcccggcctaggcccaccgggccacggactaaacgggccgtgcctggcccggcccgcttcgttagcgggccgtgccgggcatgGCCCGCTCAGCGAAAAACGCAAGCCCGACTCGGCCCCAGGCCCGTggattggcgggccgggccgggcacggcacgagacgggccgtgcctggcacggcccgtctcgggcgcaaacgggccgtgccaggcacggcccgtctggaggggGGAGAAAATAGccatttccaacggctatatttggttttttcccaaaatacccctcccaacagtccaaaaacggctaatttgaggggtattttgggaaaaaaattttctggctcgcgggccgtgccgggcccaggcccttatgggccgtgccgagctggcccgcgggccgtgccgtgcttggcccgcgggccgtgccagcccaggcccttatgggctgtgccgggctcggcccgcgggccagaaaatggtaacccagcccggccccctttcatgggccgtgccaggcacggcccgttactgtagcaagcgggtggcacggcccgcttcgtgccgggccgtgccgggctatGGGTGGTCCGGCCCAGCGCCCATCTCTAGTTGTGGCATTCTTGCTGCTGTAATTCTGACAGAAACGCTCACAAGTGATTTCTATCCGGCCGCAGTTTCCACTGTGCCGGTCATTGTTTTTAGTACACCACATGAAGTATCACCCTCTACTATTTGGTTCATGGCCATGgttttttaattatattggaataatatatatatatattcttctcTCAAGGATCCTACCCAGAAAGTGTGCCGAATGACGGCGTTAGTGCTAAACTACAAGTGCAAAAGATTACACTCTGATGGTCTCTCTCCGTCAGATTCCCAATTGAATCCCGTCGGGTAATTTGTAAATTAAAATCCTGTGCTTGTATCCATTTCCAAGGTCAGTGTTgtctataaattttttttgagagagttgGAGTCAGCACATTTTTTCCAATGAATTTGACTGCTTGACCGTCCGCTACTTTCGCGCGCGCGCGCATAAGAAGAGGGTGTAATGTTTGTTTTCATGTCGCCTTGCTTGTTTGGCCTTAATTAGTTTTGCTTGCAGGCTTGAtacaattattttatataatattatataatatttttttatgattattttattatactaaaagtatatttttagtttaattattaaatacatgttaaaatattacagcactttaaaaatatagttaccaaataataaataattttttataaaaattctacTACAGAAAGTTttattttcaataattttattttcaaaaattctaCTGCCAATAATTTTTCGAAACAGAAACTTAATCAAAATGTATTCTTGAGTTGCATTAGGTGATCGAATACTCCAATGTGTTCTTCCTGCCAACTTTTGATCCCATCAACTTCTATTTAGAGAATATTGTGTGCTCCGGCATCCAAACAAGGCCTATATATAAAACGAGTCAACCCAACACAACTGACAATTCACATCCATGCAAGCACCATGCTGTAGAATAATCTATAtcttcaaaaataatatatctCAAATAAATGTGTTTGAAACAAATTTATCTCATAGAACGAGCGACACGTAGGCCACCACTTGTTCATGAAATGATTACGTGAGAAGGCACCAGCCAGGACAATCCCAGCCAAACTGCAAAGAGGATGACAGGTACAAAGGAATAAGATAAGACCATAAAAACTACATCACAAACTTTtcgttcttctctctttttattcATTTATGACAGAAAAGACAACCATTAAAGACCCGAACCACAAGCCACTCACCCACACCTCTTGTGGCCCCCACCTTAATAAAATACAAGTTAGTTCcccgcatatatatatatatacaggaACTATAACAAACCAATACCTACGCTGAAATGTAACCCAATTGGAACAATGCAGACTCCCCGACGCGCACATAGAAATTCATATGCGGATCGCCCCACTGCCGCCCGACCTCGAGATGGGGGAGAGCAGAATGGGAGAAAAACGGGCGGCTATCCCACGTCCGCATATGTTCTTACGTGCGCACGCCGGGAGGCTCATATCGTTCCGTATGGGTACGCGCCAGCTAGATCAACAAAAGCGACAACGTAGcgtaaaataaaaaagaaaaagaaaaacacagaGTGCGATACGTGACTGATACAATGAAACCGTTCGATCTCAGCCGTCGATCAACTAGAAAGCGGAACCAGTATGAGAGGTCCATCGTGTGCGGCGCGTTGGATCCGACGGCGCTGGGTAGGGAGCACTGGATCGGACCGCCTCCCGTGCTCGCCTGCGCCACCGTCCCCGGCACGCACGGCTGCCCCGCCGCTGCCGGCCCGGCCGGCGGCGGAGGCGTGGAATGGGCCTGTGGAACACCACCATCGCCGCTGGATCAGCATTTCAGGAGTAAAAGATCAAGATCGCGAGGGTTTCTAGGGTTTTTGGTACCGACCTGGGAGGGGCCGGGGCTGGACTTGGAGAGGCCGGCGTCGTAGATCATGGTGAGATCCGTACGGAAGAGGCCGAATGATCGTTCCGAGGTCGGCCCGGGCTTGAGGTCCTCGTCGTAGAGCGCGAAGATGTAGGTCTCCACCGGCCGGCCGGGCATCAGCGGCGTCCCGGCCATGGACCGGAGATGGGCGACGAGGTTGCCGTTGAATGCCTTAGCGTTGTCGACTGTGGTGCCGGCCTCGCCGGGATCGCCGCGGTAGGGCCAGCCGGTCTCGGCCACGACGATCTCGACGTCAGGGAAGCCAGCGGCGTTGAGGGCGGAGTGGATCGCGTCGACCTGGGCGTCGAACATGTTGGTGTAGGTGATCTTGGATCCCGCATCCAAGCGGCCAGGGTTGGGTTGGAAGAGACAAAAGGCCAGGGtttcggggcgggggtcgtcgCGGTAGGCGAAGTAGGGGTAGGGGTTGATCATGAAGGGGGAACCGGTGTCGCGAAGGAAAGCGAGTATCGCGGCGAGGGCGGGGCCGAGGTCTGAGCGGAAGGCGCCGGAGGAGGGGGGTTCGGACTGGGAGAGGACGGCCATGGAGTGGACGGTGGAGACCTTGATGGAGGCAGCGGCGGAGCCGGCGGAGGAGAGAGCGGAGTGGAGGTTTTGCATGGCGGGGAGGAGGTTGGAGGCGAGGGAGGGGTCGCTGGAGTTGAGGGCCTCGTTGCCGACGGAGATGGCGGCGAttgaggaggaggggaggaaaGGGGCGACGTTGGCGGAGACCCAGCGGGAGGCGGCGGACGGGTCGGCGGCGAGGGAGGGGATGTCGGCATTGGCGGCGCCGAGGACGAGTGATATGTTGGTGCCGGCGAGGGCCTGGATGATGCCCGGGTCGGCGCCGTACAGCCGGACCTTTCCGAAAGTCGTCGACTCGAGGAGCTTCGCCGTCGCCGACACCGGCGGGAGGTTGTCCGCCATCTGCCCGTAGTTTATCCCGATGTACGACTGCGATCCTGCCACGTGGAGACAGGACTTCCCGTCAGCGACCCGCCAGGtcaagttgaaaaaaaaaaaaaaaaaaaaacccttctctccgcttttctcttttctctgcaGAAAAATCTTGAGGCAGTCATCATTCTTCTCAAGAGCGGAAAGGAATATGAACATTTAGATAGATGcacatatataataatttaCCTCTCGACTTGCTTAGCTTTTAAGCATACTGAGAGGGGGATCAGTTCTTAGTTCCAAAGGAGAGGACATGTAACAAAGAAGATTAAGTCCGCTGAGATTTCGAAGGGCAGGAGTTGGTTATTGGTAATTATACCAGAGTTTCTTATAATAATCGGGTTGCTTTccctttacttatttatttaacaTGTAGCTGAAAATTCTTGCTTTCCACGAAAGTGAAGAATGGATGCCATTTTTGTGAGAAAAACTTCAAAATCCGAATAAACTAATACTCATCAACCGGCTCATAAAATTCGAAACATCCACCGATTTTCTTTCCCTATTTTAATAT
Coding sequences within it:
- the LOC120113248 gene encoding glucan endo-1,3-beta-glucosidase 7-like, which translates into the protein MEKRHQLLVIFLFLAAFFSSGRSQSYIGINYGQMADNLPPVSATAKLLESTTFGKVRLYGADPGIIQALAGTNISLVLGAANADIPSLAADPSAASRWVSANVAPFLPSSSIAAISVGNEALNSSDPSLASNLLPAMQNLHSALSSAGSAAASIKVSTVHSMAVLSQSEPPSSGAFRSDLGPALAAILAFLRDTGSPFMINPYPYFAYRDDPRPETLAFCLFQPNPGRLDAGSKITYTNMFDAQVDAIHSALNAAGFPDVEIVVAETGWPYRGDPGEAGTTVDNAKAFNGNLVAHLRSMAGTPLMPGRPVETYIFALYDEDLKPGPTSERSFGLFRTDLTMIYDAGLSKSSPGPSQAHSTPPPPAGPAAAGQPCVPGTVAQASTGGGPIQCSLPSAVGSNAPHTMDLSYWFRFLVDRRLRSNGFIVSVTYRTLCFSFSFLFYATLSLLLI